Proteins encoded within one genomic window of Amorphus orientalis:
- a CDS encoding ABC transporter ATP-binding protein, whose amino-acid sequence MSALLKVDGLHVAYGRVEAVQGASLSVAPGTIATVIGANGAGKTTLLAALMGLLPSKGAIAFEGADLTRTTAEERVGLGISLVPEQRDLFSAMTVSENLELGAFRRGRREIPERLDEVYQLFPRLKERRRQEAGTLSGGERQMLAMGRALMARPRLLMLDEPSLGLAPLIVRDILSTVSRLRETGVSILLVEQNARAALRVADTAYVMELGQITLTGTADEIAANPRVSEIYLGGAH is encoded by the coding sequence ATGAGCGCGCTCCTGAAGGTCGACGGCCTGCACGTGGCCTACGGGCGCGTCGAGGCGGTTCAGGGCGCCTCCCTGAGCGTCGCGCCGGGCACGATCGCCACCGTCATCGGGGCCAACGGCGCCGGAAAGACGACGCTGCTGGCCGCCCTGATGGGCCTTCTGCCGTCGAAGGGGGCCATTGCCTTCGAGGGCGCGGACCTGACCCGGACGACGGCCGAGGAGCGGGTCGGGCTCGGCATCAGCCTGGTGCCGGAGCAGCGCGACCTGTTCTCGGCGATGACGGTTTCGGAGAATCTCGAACTCGGCGCCTTCCGGCGCGGCCGCAGGGAAATCCCCGAGCGGCTGGACGAGGTCTATCAGCTGTTTCCCCGGCTCAAGGAACGCCGGCGCCAGGAAGCGGGCACGCTGTCGGGCGGCGAGCGCCAGATGCTGGCCATGGGCCGCGCGCTGATGGCCCGGCCGCGCCTCCTGATGCTGGACGAGCCCAGCCTCGGCCTGGCCCCGCTGATCGTCCGCGACATTCTTTCGACCGTCAGCCGCCTGCGCGAGACCGGCGTGTCGATCCTGCTCGTCGAGCAGAACGCCCGCGCCGCGCTGCGCGTCGCCGACACCGCCTATGTGATGGAGCTGGGCCAGATCACCCTGACGGGAACGGCGGACGAGATCGCCGCCAATCCGCGCGTGTCGGAAATCTATCTCGGCGGCGCGCACTGA
- a CDS encoding branched-chain amino acid ABC transporter ATP-binding protein/permease, protein MTRKWIGFAVFAVVMLAVPLLPVPDYWVTLVAFVGLSSLVALGLVLLTGVGGMTSFGQAAFVGFGAYASALLTTSYGWSPWLALIASIAVTGVVALMVGLVTVRLSGHFLPLGTIAWGISFYYLFGNLQIIGAYDGIQGVPPLSFFGTELLSGRSFYPVIWITVLIAVALTLNLLDSRTGRAIRALRSGASAAESVGVNVWRAKLAVFVYAAVLAGIAGWLYAHFQRAVTPGAFGLGTGIEYLLMAVVGGAGYVYGAILGAGIVTILKDLLQDWLPLLFGQGGNYEGIVFGILLVALLQGARTGFWPLIAGLFPAAPPRAIPDAAPLPRETRPESDPLLEVREARKTFGGLVAVNDVSFRVRKGEIVGLIGPNGAGKSTTFNLVTGVTPLTSGEIVFEGRTITGLSPARIAKRRIARTFQHVKLSQTMTVLDNVAIGAHLRSHAGFASGMLALDRTEERQIFAEAARQLERVGLGERMHIEAGALSLGEQRLAEIARALCLDPVLLLLDEPAAGLRHTEKQALAGLIEDLRADGMSVLLVEHDMDFVMRLTNHIVVLDFGSKIAEGAPEEVRANPAVIEAYLGADI, encoded by the coding sequence ATGACCCGCAAGTGGATCGGTTTCGCCGTCTTCGCCGTCGTCATGCTGGCCGTGCCGCTTCTGCCCGTGCCGGACTACTGGGTGACCCTGGTCGCCTTCGTGGGCCTCTCCAGCCTGGTGGCGCTCGGGCTCGTGCTCCTGACCGGCGTCGGCGGCATGACGTCGTTCGGCCAGGCTGCCTTCGTCGGCTTCGGCGCCTATGCCTCGGCCCTGCTGACGACCTCCTATGGCTGGTCGCCGTGGCTCGCGCTCATCGCGTCGATCGCCGTGACCGGCGTCGTCGCCCTGATGGTCGGGCTGGTCACGGTGCGGCTGTCCGGCCACTTCCTGCCGCTGGGCACCATCGCCTGGGGCATCAGCTTCTACTATCTGTTCGGCAACCTTCAGATCATCGGCGCCTATGACGGCATCCAGGGCGTGCCCCCGCTGAGCTTCTTCGGGACGGAGCTCCTGTCGGGCCGGTCGTTCTATCCGGTCATCTGGATCACCGTTCTCATTGCGGTGGCGCTGACGCTCAATCTCCTGGATTCGCGCACGGGGCGCGCCATCCGGGCGCTGCGCAGCGGCGCGTCGGCCGCGGAATCCGTCGGGGTGAACGTCTGGCGCGCCAAGCTCGCCGTCTTCGTCTACGCGGCTGTGCTCGCCGGCATCGCCGGCTGGCTCTACGCCCATTTCCAGCGCGCGGTGACGCCGGGCGCCTTCGGGCTCGGCACCGGCATCGAATATCTCCTGATGGCGGTGGTCGGCGGCGCCGGCTACGTCTACGGCGCGATCCTCGGCGCCGGCATCGTGACCATCCTCAAGGATCTCCTCCAGGACTGGCTGCCGCTCCTGTTCGGCCAGGGCGGCAACTACGAGGGGATCGTGTTCGGCATCCTGCTGGTCGCGCTTCTGCAGGGCGCGCGCACCGGCTTCTGGCCGCTGATCGCCGGCCTCTTTCCCGCCGCCCCTCCCCGGGCGATCCCGGACGCCGCCCCGCTCCCCCGCGAGACACGGCCCGAGAGCGATCCGCTTCTGGAGGTCCGCGAGGCCCGCAAGACGTTCGGCGGTCTGGTCGCCGTCAACGACGTGTCGTTCCGGGTGCGCAAGGGCGAGATCGTCGGTCTGATCGGCCCGAACGGCGCCGGCAAGAGCACCACGTTCAATCTGGTGACCGGCGTCACCCCGCTGACCTCCGGCGAGATCGTCTTCGAGGGCCGGACCATCACCGGCCTGTCGCCGGCCAGGATCGCCAAGCGGCGGATCGCCCGCACCTTCCAGCACGTGAAGCTCTCCCAGACGATGACCGTGCTCGACAACGTGGCGATCGGCGCGCACCTGCGCAGCCATGCCGGCTTCGCCTCCGGCATGCTGGCCCTCGACCGCACGGAAGAGCGGCAGATCTTCGCCGAGGCCGCCCGGCAGCTGGAGCGCGTCGGGCTGGGCGAGCGGATGCACATCGAGGCCGGCGCCCTGTCGCTGGGCGAACAGCGGCTTGCGGAAATCGCGCGGGCGCTGTGTCTGGACCCGGTGCTTCTGTTGCTCGACGAGCCGGCCGCGGGGCTGCGCCACACCGAGAAGCAGGCGCTGGCCGGCCTGATCGAGGATCTGAGAGCCGACGGCATGAGCGTGCTTCTGGTCGAACACGACATGGATTTCGTGATGCGGCTCACCAACCACATCGTGGTGCTCGATTTCGGCTCCAAGATCGCCGAAGGCGCGCCGGAAGAGGTGCGCGCGAACCCGGCCGTCATCGAAGCCTATCTGGGGGCGGACATATGA